From a region of the Ponticoccus alexandrii genome:
- a CDS encoding Ig-like domain-containing protein — translation MKATIFPKAQDGASKVFDGTRIALEAPSVVQLAIGPEQVLRFDRDGSDLILVLKDGTRLIIADFFVQDADGRNDLVFEDGNGVTWWAQYGEEWAGFDIAEIEDALLVPPLPVAALAGLGALAGGAALVAGSDGPDSETPAPNTPPAGEDAAVTTPEDTPVSGTVTATDVDGDDLTFTLDGGPSNGTVTVNPDGSYEYVPNPDYNGGDSFTVTVDDGQGGSDTITVSVTVTPENDPPAGEDAAVTTPEDTPVSGTVTATDVDGDDLTFTLDGGPSNGTVTVNPDGSYEYVPNPDYNGGDSFTVTVDDGQGGTDTITVSVTVTPENDPPVGEDASVTTLEDTPVSGTVTATDVDGDDLTFTLDGGPSNGTVTVNPDGSYEYVPNPDYNGGDSFTVTVDDGQGGTDTITVNVTVTPENDPPVGEDASVTTPEDTPVSGTVTATDVDGDDLTFTLDGGPSNGTVTVNPDGSYEYVPNPDYNGGDSFTVTVDDGQGGTDTITVSVTVTPENDPPVGEDASVTTLEDTPVSGTVTATDVDGDDLTFTLDGGPSNGTVTVNPDGSYEYVPNPDYNGGDSFTVTVDDGQGGTDTITVSVTVTPENDPPVGEDASVTTLEDTPVSGTVTATDVDGDDLTFTLDGGPSNGTVTVNPDGSYEYVPNPDYNGGDSFTVTVDDGQGGTDTITVSVTVTPENDPPVGEDASVTTLEDTPVSGTVTATDVDGDDLTFTLDGGPSNGTVTVNPDGSYEYVPNPDYNGGDSFTVTVDDGQGGSDTITVSVTVTPENDPPVGEDAAVTTLEDTPVSGTVTATDVDGDDLTFTLDGGPSNGTVTVNPDGSYEYVPNPDYNGGDSFTVTVDDGQGGTDTITVNVTVTPENDPPVGEDASVTTPEDTPVSGTVTATDVDGDDLTFTLDGGPSNGTVTVNPDGSYEYVPNPDYNGGDSFTVTVDDGQGGTDTITVSVTVTPENDPPVGEDASVTTLEDTPVSGTVTATDVDGDDLTFTLDGGPSNGTVTVNPDGSYEYVPNPDYNGGDSFTVTVDDGQGGTDTITVSVTVTPENDPPVGEDASVTTLEDTPVSGTVTATDVDGDDLTFTLDGGPSNGTVTVNPDGSYEYVPNPDYNGGDSFTVTVDDGQGGSDTITVSVTVTPENDPPVGEDAAVTTPEDTPVSGTVTATDVDGDDLTFTLDGGPSNGTVTVNPDGSYEYVPNPDYNGGDSFTVTVDDGQGGSDTITVNVTVTPENDPPVGEDAAVTTPEDTPVSGTVTATDVDGDDLTFTLDGGPSNGTVTVNPDGSYEYVPNPDYNGGDSFTVTVDDGQGGSDTITVSVTVTPENDPPVGEDAAVTTPEDTPVSGTVTATDVDGDDLTFTLDGGPSNGTVTVNPDGSYEYVPNPDYNGGDSFTVTVDDGQGGSDTITVSVTVTPENDPPVGEDAAVTTPEDTPVSGTVTATDVDGDDLTFTLDGGPSNGTVTVNPDGSYEYVPNPDYNGGDSFTVTVDDGQGGSDTITVSVTVTPENDPPAGEDAAVTTPEDTPVSGTVTATDVDGDDLTFTLDGGPSNGTVTVNPDGSYEYVPNPDYNGGDSFTVTVDDGQGGSDTITVNVTVTPENDPPVGEDAAVTTPEDTPVSGTVTATDVDGDDLTFTLDGGPSNGTVTVNPDGSYEYVPNPDYNGGDSFTVTVDDGQGGSDTITVSVTVTPENDPPVGEDAAVTTPEDTPVSGTVTATDVDGDDLTFTLDGGPSNGTVTVNPDGSYEYVPNPDYNGGDSFTVTVDDGQGGTDTITVNVTVTPENDPPVGEDAAVTTPEDTPVSGTVTATDVDGDDLTFTLDGGPSNGTVTVNPDGSYEYVPNPDYNGGDSFTVTVDDGQGGSDTITVNVTVTPENDPPVGEDASVTTPEDTPVSGTVTATDVDGDDLTFTLDGGPSNGTVTVNPDGSYEYVPNPDYNGGDSFTVTVDDGQGGSDTITVSVTVTPENDPPVGEDAAVTTPEDTPVSGTVTATDVDGDDLTFTLDGGPSNGTVTVNPDGSYEYVPNPDYNGGDSFTVTVDDGQGGTDTITVNVTVTPENDPPVGEDAAVTTPEDTPVSGTVTATDVDGDDLTFTLDGGPSNGTVTVNPDGSYEYVPNPDYNGGDSFTVTVDDGQGGSDTITVNVTVTPENDPPVGEDASVTTPEDTPVSGTVTATDVDGDDLTFTLDGGPSNGTVTVNPDGSYEYVPNPDYNGGDSFTVTVDDGQGGTDTITVNVTVTPENDPATITGDATGSVVEAGGVSNAAAGTPTAGGTLTVNDVDSGEAVFQTPADLQGTYGSFSFDAATGAWTYVLDNDLAATQALTDGEIVTDRLTVDSLDGTASETIVVTVTGTNDVPVVTDDSGQVTEDSDGGTGVLSTTGQVTITDVDAGEDRFATGSLAFGGASHGGAALGTLIVDAAGNWVYEVDNTLPEVQSLALGESFTESWQVTSADGTTTSTITVTINGTNDDPVISGVATGAVTEDVTLSATGQLSQDDVDTSNTHVWTVEGSTGDYGTLTVDSTGQWRYALDNAHPDVQALPVGGTLTEEITVRVTDNDGGFDEQVVTITINGTNDVPEISAGSDLSATITELADGDPAENTQDHVETGTLQVSGLDATDTHTVSAAPQGAGYLGTFTPGGLDPVTGEVTWTFTVNDADLDTLPAGAVLTQGYEVTVEDSLGASHTVTVTVTINGSNDRPDAQDDATLVVAGDDAVLDVLANDSDVDTGETATLTVTEVDGQAITAGGSITLSGGRGTVSMAADGTLTFVPGPNAPAELILPYTVDDGSGTANATATANWIINSASVDITDDASPAGATLPDNVLSSVDDLTQVAIDGQAAVGGQITGLTVSDGTKSVTVPAGSIVVQLDGSYSVTADLSGLDDGTLTVTAVVEDAAGNTVTTTDSILKDTVTTVTIDPVLVEDGVAPVITGTGESGASVTLDVDGTQYSATVQPDGTWSVPLPGPLATGETVLSASAVDAYGNTDTDGRTVTGLEISDTAPGQPEDILVKESGLTGGTAEGTGTDTTSATFVLGTSASPLASIVIGGTVSGGALSGGTTVTLAELQTAATTPVDVTTQYGTLSITGYDAATGEISYSYTLTGNTGDHSDSAANDIIRETIQIAAVESDGDIRVDRLVAGVEDDAPAAPQADTAVTVVEGGSRVGSANGGDNLLANDTLGADGGRVHEITYTDAGGNSASVQIPQGGSETVSTQYGSLTVSSDGTWSYWPSDSANHVKPTNDTELRDDFSYTTIDGDGDVSPGSATQQITVTDTVPELGMPQDTGIDEQHLANGSNPDAALREVSGTLDLTPGQDDVTVTFTTNSPPAGLSSGGVDLVYVVSADGQTLTATKGAGGDTIFVVTLTDPTSATAGYTFDLRGPLDHDGAADLDLTFGVEARDSDGDTALADFTVTVADDAPVTTLQVDVVEDSQANNPANSFTLSADMTPTNTIVSQGGAAPDSSTTQPDGSVDHVFTHGTVTISATGEITYVPAPNFSGTEEFVFETQDDGVPGSTTVTITVAPVSDAPTLSVDAESINVAEDTAVALGMNAPIITDNGAAPGNNATPERIGEITLSGLPEGATLSWGSGSTHVVDASGSVTITLSDAALVDSASGMLSMTGAEFEAMTVTPPEHASENFEVTYSVTSYEVDATGTILPGVAGATSSETVAVYVEAVTDPVALEFNAADASTVANADAIVYTGTAQAELTLKEDTTVDISAILTSSFADLDGSEVRSFTVTNGSGTDIVVNGTTVAAGESFDIPAPGLTDDPTALPTIEIGGAPTSVVSLITSLSP, via the coding sequence ATGAAAGCGACAATTTTCCCGAAAGCGCAGGACGGTGCCTCCAAGGTCTTTGACGGCACCCGGATCGCGCTGGAAGCGCCCAGTGTTGTCCAGCTGGCCATCGGGCCCGAGCAGGTGCTGCGCTTTGATCGGGACGGCAGCGATCTGATCCTCGTTCTCAAGGACGGCACCCGGCTGATCATCGCGGATTTCTTTGTCCAGGACGCCGATGGTCGCAACGATCTGGTGTTCGAGGACGGCAACGGCGTCACCTGGTGGGCGCAATACGGCGAGGAATGGGCCGGCTTCGATATCGCCGAGATCGAGGACGCCCTCCTTGTCCCCCCGCTTCCGGTTGCCGCTTTGGCGGGTCTTGGCGCATTGGCGGGCGGCGCAGCCCTTGTTGCGGGCAGTGATGGCCCGGATTCCGAGACCCCCGCGCCCAACACCCCGCCCGCAGGTGAGGATGCGGCTGTGACCACGCCCGAGGACACGCCGGTGAGCGGCACCGTCACGGCGACGGATGTGGACGGCGACGACCTGACCTTCACGCTGGACGGCGGGCCGTCGAACGGCACCGTCACGGTGAACCCGGACGGCAGCTACGAATACGTCCCGAACCCCGATTACAACGGCGGCGACAGCTTCACGGTGACCGTCGACGACGGGCAGGGCGGCTCCGACACCATCACCGTCTCTGTCACCGTCACGCCGGAGAACGATCCGCCCGCAGGTGAGGATGCGGCCGTGACCACGCCCGAGGACACGCCGGTCAGCGGCACCGTCACGGCGACGGATGTGGACGGCGACGACCTGACCTTCACGCTGGACGGCGGGCCGTCGAACGGCACCGTCACGGTGAACCCGGACGGCAGCTACGAATACGTCCCGAACCCCGACTACAACGGCGGCGACAGCTTCACCGTGACCGTCGACGACGGGCAGGGTGGCACCGACACCATCACTGTCTCTGTCACCGTCACGCCGGAGAACGATCCGCCGGTGGGTGAGGACGCGTCCGTGACCACGCTCGAGGACACGCCGGTGAGCGGCACCGTCACCGCGACGGATGTGGATGGCGACGACCTGACCTTCACGCTGGACGGCGGGCCGTCGAACGGCACCGTCACGGTGAACCCGGACGGCAGCTACGAATACGTCCCGAACCCCGATTACAACGGCGGCGACAGCTTCACCGTGACCGTCGACGACGGCCAGGGCGGCACCGACACCATCACCGTCAACGTCACCGTCACCCCGGAGAACGATCCGCCGGTGGGTGAGGATGCGTCCGTGACCACGCCCGAGGACACGCCGGTCAGCGGCACCGTCACGGCGACGGATGTGGACGGCGACGACCTGACCTTCACGCTGGACGGCGGGCCGTCGAACGGCACCGTCACGGTGAACCCGGACGGCAGCTACGAGTACGTCCCGAACCCCGACTACAACGGCGGCGACAGCTTCACCGTGACCGTCGACGACGGGCAGGGTGGCACCGACACCATCACTGTCTCTGTCACCGTCACGCCGGAGAACGATCCGCCGGTGGGTGAGGACGCGTCCGTGACCACGCTCGAGGACACGCCGGTGAGCGGCACCGTCACCGCGACGGATGTGGATGGCGACGACCTGACCTTCACGCTGGACGGCGGGCCGTCGAACGGCACCGTCACGGTGAACCCGGACGGCAGCTACGAATACGTCCCGAACCCCGACTACAACGGCGGCGACAGCTTCACCGTGACCGTCGACGACGGGCAGGGTGGCACCGACACCATCACTGTCTCTGTCACCGTCACGCCGGAGAACGATCCGCCGGTGGGTGAGGACGCGTCCGTGACCACGCTCGAGGACACGCCGGTGAGCGGCACCGTCACCGCGACGGATGTGGATGGCGACGACCTGACCTTCACGCTGGACGGCGGGCCGTCGAACGGCACCGTCACGGTGAACCCGGACGGCAGCTACGAGTACGTCCCGAACCCCGACTACAACGGCGGCGACAGCTTCACCGTGACCGTCGACGACGGGCAGGGTGGCACCGACACCATCACTGTCTCTGTCACCGTCACGCCGGAGAACGATCCGCCGGTGGGTGAGGACGCGTCCGTGACCACGCTCGAGGACACGCCGGTGAGCGGCACCGTCACCGCGACGGATGTGGATGGCGACGACCTGACCTTCACGCTGGACGGCGGGCCGTCGAACGGCACCGTCACGGTGAACCCGGACGGCAGCTACGAATACGTCCCGAACCCCGATTACAACGGCGGCGACAGCTTCACCGTGACCGTCGACGACGGGCAGGGCGGCTCCGACACCATCACTGTCTCTGTCACCGTCACGCCGGAGAACGATCCGCCGGTGGGTGAGGACGCGGCTGTGACCACGCTCGAGGACACGCCGGTGAGCGGCACCGTCACCGCGACGGATGTGGATGGCGACGACCTGACCTTCACGCTGGACGGCGGGCCGTCGAACGGCACCGTCACGGTGAACCCGGACGGCAGCTACGAATACGTCCCGAACCCCGATTACAACGGCGGCGACAGCTTCACCGTGACCGTCGACGACGGCCAGGGCGGCACCGACACCATCACCGTCAACGTCACCGTCACCCCGGAGAACGATCCGCCGGTGGGTGAGGATGCGTCCGTGACCACGCCCGAGGACACGCCGGTCAGCGGCACCGTCACGGCGACGGATGTGGACGGCGACGACCTGACCTTCACGCTGGACGGCGGGCCGTCGAACGGCACCGTCACGGTGAACCCGGACGGCAGCTACGAGTACGTCCCGAACCCCGACTACAACGGCGGCGACAGCTTCACCGTGACCGTCGACGACGGGCAGGGTGGCACCGACACCATCACTGTCTCTGTCACCGTCACGCCGGAGAACGATCCGCCGGTGGGTGAGGACGCGTCCGTGACCACGCTCGAGGACACGCCGGTGAGCGGCACCGTCACCGCGACGGATGTGGATGGCGACGACCTGACCTTCACGCTGGACGGCGGGCCGTCGAACGGCACCGTCACGGTGAACCCGGACGGCAGCTACGAATACGTCCCGAACCCCGACTACAACGGCGGCGACAGCTTCACCGTGACCGTCGACGACGGGCAGGGTGGCACCGACACCATCACTGTCTCTGTCACCGTCACGCCGGAGAACGATCCGCCGGTGGGTGAGGACGCGTCCGTGACCACGCTCGAGGACACGCCGGTGAGCGGCACCGTCACCGCGACGGATGTGGATGGCGACGACCTGACCTTCACGCTGGACGGCGGGCCGTCGAACGGCACCGTCACGGTGAACCCGGACGGCAGCTACGAATACGTCCCGAACCCCGATTACAACGGCGGCGACAGCTTCACCGTGACCGTCGACGACGGGCAGGGCGGCAGTGACACCATCACCGTCTCTGTCACCGTCACGCCGGAGAACGATCCGCCGGTGGGTGAGGATGCGGCTGTGACCACGCCCGAGGACACGCCGGTGAGCGGCACCGTCACCGCGACGGATGTGGACGGCGACGACCTGACCTTCACGCTGGACGGCGGGCCGTCGAACGGCACCGTCACGGTGAACCCGGACGGCAGCTACGAATACGTCCCGAACCCCGATTACAACGGCGGCGACAGCTTCACCGTGACCGTCGACGACGGCCAGGGCGGCTCCGACACCATCACCGTCAACGTCACCGTCACGCCGGAGAACGATCCGCCGGTGGGTGAGGACGCGGCTGTGACCACGCCCGAGGACACGCCGGTCAGCGGCACCGTCACGGCGACGGATGTGGACGGCGACGACCTGACCTTCACGCTGGACGGCGGGCCGTCGAACGGCACCGTCACGGTGAACCCGGACGGCAGCTACGAATACGTCCCGAACCCCGATTACAACGGCGGCGACAGCTTCACCGTGACCGTCGACGACGGGCAGGGCGGCAGTGACACCATCACCGTCTCTGTCACCGTCACGCCGGAGAACGATCCGCCGGTGGGTGAGGATGCGGCTGTGACCACGCCCGAGGACACGCCGGTGAGCGGCACCGTCACGGCGACGGATGTGGACGGCGACGACCTGACCTTCACGCTGGACGGCGGGCCGTCGAACGGCACCGTCACGGTGAACCCGGACGGCAGCTACGAATACGTCCCGAACCCCGATTACAACGGCGGCGACAGCTTCACCGTGACCGTCGACGACGGCCAGGGCGGCTCCGACACCATCACCGTCTCTGTCACCGTCACGCCGGAGAACGATCCGCCGGTGGGTGAGGACGCGGCTGTGACCACGCCCGAGGACACGCCGGTGAGCGGCACCGTCACGGCGACGGATGTGGACGGCGACGACCTGACCTTCACGCTGGACGGCGGGCCGTCGAACGGCACCGTCACGGTGAACCCGGACGGCAGCTACGAATACGTCCCGAACCCCGATTACAACGGCGGCGACAGCTTCACGGTGACCGTCGACGACGGGCAGGGCGGCTCCGACACCATCACCGTCTCTGTCACCGTCACGCCGGAGAACGATCCGCCCGCAGGTGAGGATGCGGCCGTGACCACGCCCGAGGACACGCCGGTCAGCGGCACCGTCACGGCGACGGATGTGGACGGCGACGACCTGACCTTCACGCTGGACGGCGGGCCGTCGAACGGCACCGTCACGGTGAACCCGGACGGCAGCTACGAATACGTCCCGAACCCCGATTACAACGGCGGCGACAGCTTCACGGTGACCGTCGACGACGGCCAGGGCGGCTCCGACACCATCACCGTCAACGTCACCGTCACGCCGGAGAACGATCCGCCGGTGGGTGAGGACGCGGCTGTGACCACGCCCGAGGACACGCCGGTCAGCGGCACCGTCACGGCGACGGATGTGGACGGCGACGACCTGACCTTCACGCTGGACGGCGGGCCGTCGAACGGCACCGTCACGGTGAACCCGGACGGCAGCTACGAATACGTCCCGAACCCCGATTACAACGGCGGCGACAGCTTCACGGTGACCGTCGACGACGGCCAGGGCGGCTCCGACACCATCACCGTCTCTGTCACCGTCACCCCGGAGAACGATCCGCCGGTGGGTGAGGACGCGGCTGTGACCACGCCCGAGGACACGCCGGTGAGCGGCACCGTCACGGCGACGGATGTGGACGGCGACGACCTGACCTTCACGCTGGACGGCGGGCCGTCGAACGGCACCGTCACGGTGAACCCGGACGGCAGCTACGAATACGTCCCGAACCCCGATTACAACGGCGGCGACAGCTTCACGGTGACCGTCGACGACGGCCAGGGCGGCACCGACACCATCACCGTCAACGTCACCGTCACGCCGGAGAACGATCCGCCGGTGGGTGAGGATGCGGCTGTGACCACGCCCGAGGACACGCCGGTGAGCGGCACCGTCACGGCGACGGATGTGGACGGCGACGACCTGACCTTCACGCTGGACGGCGGGCCGTCGAACGGCACCGTCACGGTGAACCCGGACGGCAGCTACGAATACGTCCCGAACCCCGATTACAACGGCGGCGACAGCTTCACCGTGACCGTCGACGACGGGCAGGGCGGCAGTGACACCATCACCGTCAACGTCACCGTCACCCCGGAGAACGATCCGCCGGTGGGTGAGGATGCGTCCGTGACCACGCCCGAGGACACGCCGGTGAGCGGCACCGTCACCGCGACGGATGTGGACGGCGACGACCTGACCTTCACGCTGGACGGCGGGCCGTCGAACGGCACCGTCACGGTGAACCCGGACGGCAGCTACGAATACGTCCCGAACCCCGATTACAACGGCGGCGACAGCTTCACGGTGACCGTCGACGACGGCCAGGGCGGCTCCGACACCATCACCGTCTCTGTCACCGTCACCCCGGAGAACGATCCGCCGGTGGGTGAGGACGCGGCTGTGACCACGCCCGAGGACACGCCGGTGAGCGGCACCGTCACGGCGACGGATGTGGACGGCGACGACCTGACCTTCACGCTGGACGGCGGGCCGTCGAACGGCACCGTCACGGTGAACCCGGACGGCAGCTACGAATACGTCCCGAACCCCGATTACAACGGCGGCGACAGCTTCACGGTGACCGTCGACGACGGCCAGGGCGGCACCGACACCATCACCGTCAACGTCACCGTCACGCCGGAGAACGATCCGCCGGTGGGTGAGGATGCGGCTGTGACCACGCCCGAGGACACGCCGGTGAGCGGCACCGTCACGGCGACGGATGTGGACGGCGACGACCTGACCTTCACGCTGGACGGCGGGCCGTCGAACGGCACCGTCACGGTGAACCCGGACGGCAGCTACGAATACGTCCCGAACCCCGATTACAACGGCGGCGACAGCTTCACCGTGACCGTCGACGACGGGCAGGGCGGCAGTGACACCATCACCGTCAACGTCACCGTCACCCCGGAGAACGATCCGCCGGTGGGTGAGGATGCGTCCGTGACCACGCCCGAGGACACGCCGGTGAGCGGCACCGTCACCGCGACGGATGTGGACGGCGACGACCTGACCTTCACGCTGGACGGCGGGCCGTCGAACGGCACCGTCACGGTGAACCCGGACGGCAGCTACGAATACGTGCCGAACCCCGATTACAACGGCGGCGACAGCTTCACGGTGACCGTCGACGACGGCCAGGGCGGCACCGACACCATCACCGTCAACGTCACCGTCACGCCGGAGAACGATCCTGCCACGATCACCGGCGACGCGACCGGATCCGTTGTCGAGGCCGGAGGCGTGTCGAACGCCGCGGCGGGCACCCCCACTGCGGGCGGCACACTGACCGTCAATGACGTCGATAGCGGCGAGGCGGTCTTCCAGACACCGGCCGATTTGCAGGGAACCTACGGCAGCTTCAGCTTCGACGCTGCAACCGGCGCCTGGACCTATGTGCTGGACAATGACCTTGCGGCCACGCAGGCCCTGACCGATGGCGAGATCGTGACCGACCGGCTGACGGTCGACAGCCTCGACGGCACCGCAAGCGAGACCATCGTGGTCACCGTGACAGGAACAAACGACGTGCCGGTTGTGACCGACGATTCCGGGCAGGTGACCGAGGATTCCGATGGCGGCACCGGTGTTCTGAGCACGACCGGGCAGGTCACGATCACGGATGTGGACGCGGGCGAGGACCGCTTCGCCACCGGCAGCCTGGCCTTCGGGGGCGCCAGCCATGGCGGTGCCGCACTGGGCACTCTGATCGTCGACGCGGCCGGAAACTGGGTCTATGAGGTCGACAATACCCTGCCCGAGGTTCAGTCCCTTGCCCTGGGTGAGAGCTTCACGGAAAGCTGGCAGGTCACCTCGGCCGACGGGACCACGACCAGCACCATCACTGTCACCATCAACGGCACAAACGACGATCCGGTAATCTCGGGCGTCGCCACGGGCGCCGTCACCGAGGATGTCACTCTGTCCGCGACGGGCCAGCTGTCGCAGGATGACGTCGACACCAGCAACACCCATGTCTGGACCGTGGAAGGGAGCACCGGCGATTACGGCACCCTGACCGTCGACAGCACCGGCCAGTGGCGCTATGCGCTGGACAACGCCCACCCCGATGTGCAGGCGCTTCCCGTCGGAGGCACCCTGACCGAAGAGATCACCGTAAGGGTAACCGACAACGACGGCGGCTTCGACGAGCAGGTGGTGACGATCACCATCAACGGCACCAACGATGTGCCCGAGATCTCGGCCGGGTCGGACCTTTCGGCGACGATCACGGAACTGGCCGACGGCGATCCGGCGGAAAACACGCAGGACCACGTCGAGACCGGGACGCTTCAGGTCTCGGGCCTGGACGCGACGGACACCCACACGGTCAGCGCCGCGCCGCAGGGCGCGGGCTACCTGGGCACCTTCACACCGGGCGGGCTCGACCCTGTCACCGGAGAGGTCACCTGGACCTTCACGGTGAACGATGCCGATCTCGATACGCTGCCTGCGGGCGCGGTCCTGACGCAGGGCTACGAGGTCACGGTCGAGGATTCGCTGGGCGCCTCTCACACCGTGACGGTCACCGTTACGATCAACGGCAGCAACGACCGGCCGGATGCGCAGGACGACGCGACGCTGGTCGTCGCGGGCGACGATGCGGTGCTGGATGTCCTGGCCAATGACAGCGACGTCGACACCGGCGAAACCGCCACCCTGACCGTGACCGAGGTGGACGGTCAGGCCATTACCGCCGGCGGCAGCATCACCCTCAGCGGTGGCCGCGGAACGGTCTCGATGGCGGCGGACGGCACGCTGACCTTCGTGCCAGGTCCCAATGCGCCAGCCGAACTGATCCTGCCCTACACCGTCGACGATGGCAGCGGCACCGCCAATGCCACGGCGACCGCGAATTGGATCATCAACAGCGCCAGTGTCGACATCACCGACGATGCCAGCCCTGCCGGTGCCACGCTTCCCGACAACGTGCTGTCCTCGGTGGACGATCTGACCCAGGTTGCGATCGACGGACAGGCGGCGGTCGGCGGCCAGATCACCGGCCTGACAGTCTCTGACGGCACGAAGAGCGTGACCGTTCCCGCGGGCAGCATCGTGGTGCAGCTGGATGGTTCTTATTCCGTGACCGCCGATCTGAGCGGGCTGGACGACGGCACCCTGACCGTGACCGCCGTTGTCGAGGACGCCGCCGGCAATACCGTGACGACGACCGACAGCATTCTGAAGGACACCGTCACGACCGTGACAATCGACCCGGTCCTGGTGGAAGACGGCGTCGCGCCGGTGATCACCGGAACCGGTGAATCGGGCGCAAGCGTCACGCTGGACGTGGACGGCACGCAATATTCCGCGACGGTCCAGCCCGACGGCACCTGGAGCGTGCCCCTGCCCGGGCCGCTGGCCACAGGTGAAACGGTGCTGTCCGCCAGCGCGGTCGATGCCTATGGCAACACCGACACGGACGGTCGCACCGTGACCGGGCTTGAGATCTCCGATACGGCCCCGGGACAACCCGAGGATATCCTCGTCAAGGAATCCGGCCTGACCGGCGGCACCGCCGAGGGGACAGGCACCGACACCACCAGCGCGACCTTTGTTCTGGGCACTAGCGCATCGCCGCTTGCCTCGATCGTAATCGGCGGCACGGTTTCGGGCGGCGCCCTGAGCGGCGGCACGACAGTGACGCTGGCCGAGCTGCAGACTGCGGCGACCACGCCGGTGGATGTGACGACGCAATACGGCACGCTCAGCATCACCGGGTACGATGCGGCAACTGGCGAGATCAGCTACAGCTACACGCTGACCGGCAACACCGGGGATCACAGCGACAGCGCCGCCAATGACATCATCCGCGAGACGATCCAGATTGCCGCTGTCGAAAGCGATGGCGACATCCGGGTGGATCGCCTTGTCGCCGGTGTCGAGGACGATGCCCCCGCTGCGCCTCAGGCGGATACAGCGGTCACCGTTGTCGAAGGCGGTTCCCGTGTCGGCTCTGCGAATGGCGGCGACAACCTGCTTGCCAACGACACGCTGGGCGCCGATGGCGGCCGGGTGCACGAGATCACCTATACCGACGCCGGCGGCAATTCCGCGTCGGTCCAGATCCCCCAGGGCGGCTCGGAAACCGTCAGCACGCAATACGGCTCTCTGACCGTCTCCAGCGACGGCACCTGGTCCTACTGGCCCAGTGACAGCGCCAATCACGTCAAGCCGACAAACGACACCGAACTGCGGGACGATTTCAGCTATACCACCATCGATGGCGATGGCGACGTGTCGCCGGGCTCTGCGACCCAGCAGATCACCGTGACCGATACGGTTCCGGAACTGGGGATGCCGCAGGATACAGGCATCGACGAACAGCATCTGGCCAACGGCAGCAACCCCGATGCGGCCCTGCGCGAGGTCAGCGGTACACTTGACCTGACTCCCGGGCAGGACGATGTGACCGTGACCTTCACCACCAACAGCCCGCCCGCCGGGCTGAGCTCGGGCGGCGTGGACCTTGTCTATGTGGTTTCAGCCGACGGGCAGACCCTGACCGCGACCAAGGGCGCCGGTGGGGATACCATATTTGTTGTGACCCTGACCGATCCGACATCGGCAACGGCAGGATATACGTTCGATCTGCGCGGCCCGCTCGATCATGACGGCGCGGCAGACCTCGACCTGACCTTCGGCGTCGAGGCGCGTGACAGCGATGGCGATACCGCGCTGGCCGATTTTACCGTCACCGTGGCCGACGATGCACCTGTCACAACGCTGCAGGTGGACGTTGTCGAGGACAGCCAGGCAAACAACCCCGCCAACAGCTTTACGCTGTCTGCGGACATGACCCCGACGAACACGATCGTGTCCCAAGGCGGTGCGGCGCCTGATAGCTCGACAACGCAGCCCGACGGCAGTGTCGACCACGTCTTCACCCACGGCACGGTGACGATTAGCGCCACGGGGGAGATCACCTATGTCCCCGCGCCGAATTTCAGCGGCACCGAAGAGTTTGTCTTCGAAACTCAAGACGATGGCGTCCCGGGATCCACGACCGTGACGATCACTGTCGCGCCGGTGTCCGATGCGCCGACGCTGTCGGTCGACGCTGAGAGCATCAATGTGGCAGAGGACACCGCCGTGGCGCTGGGGATGAACGCCCCGATCATCACCGATAACGGCGCCGCCCCCGGCAACAACGCAACCCCCGAACGGATCGGCGAGATCACCCTGTCCGGTCTGCCCGAAGGCGCGACCCTGTCCTGGGGTAGCGGCAGCACTCATGTCGTCGACGCCAGCGGCAGCGTGACCATCACGCTGAGCGATGCCGCGCTGGTGGACAGCGCCAGCGGCATGCTGTCCATGACCGGCGCCGAGTTCGAGGCGATGACGGTGACACCACCCGAACATGCCTCGGAGAACTTCGAGGTGACCTACAGCGTGACCAGTTACGAGGTCGATGCAACCGGCACGATCTTGCCCGGCGTGGCCGGCGCCACCAGTTCGGAAACCGTGGCGGTCTATGTCGAGGCGGTGACCGATCCGGTTGCTCTGGAGTTCAACGCCGCCGATGCCTCGACCGTCGCCAATGCCGACGCCATTGTCTATACCGGCACCGCCCAGGCCGAGCTGACCTTGAAAGAGGACACCACGGTCGACATTTCAGCCATCCTCACCTCCAGCTTTGCCGATCTCGACGGCAGCGAGGTCCGGTCCTTCACCGTCACCAACGGCTCCGGCACGGACATCGTCGTCAACGGCACTACGGTCGCGGCAGGCGAAAGCTTTGACATTCCCGCCCCGGGTCTGACGGACGACCCGACCGCGCTGCCGACCATCGAGATCGGCGGTGCCCCGACTTCAGTGGTGAGCTTAATAACATCACTGTCGCCCTGA